The genomic interval ACTGCAGAACAAATTCCTGTACTGTACACAATAGGTTGAATCCTAAGTTTAGTCATCACTAAGGGAGACTAACTTTCTTAGTAATAACTAGCTAAGTTAACATAATTGTAAGTAGTTCACAGTAGAACCACTTCACAGTACACCATCGTATCAGGGTAAGCCTATATGCAGAGCAATGACACAGAAGAAACCCACTTACCATGAAAGCCTTCTTTTCCTCTGCTGTCTGGAAGCGGCCATGACCAAATTTGGAAGTGGTGTCAATAAACTTCAGGTCAATCTTCTCCAAGGCCCGACGCTTGGTCTGCACAAGCAAGGACTAAGGGGAAAAAGCAGAGGTTATAACGGAAGAAGCGGGCAGTCAGGTACCGCAACCTAAAACCACCAACTGGGAATAGTGGAGTGGGAAGTTAATAGCTCACAGGTGCTTTTCTGAAGCCCTATACCCAACTTTGCACTATGTACTTGCAGCCCGCAGCCCCCTCTCAAGAGACATGCGAGACCACAAAGCAAGTGCTTTACAATGCTGTGTGGAGATTTGAGCCCTACATCCAAACACACAAGTGTCAAATGCAAGGCAAGTTCTTCCTAGGCCCAACTGCCCAGGCATGGGCTAATCATGAAACAAAGATTAACAACTGTCTGCCCGTGTGTTGCTTACAGCTGCTTGCTTGCAAGCCTAGCTGCCACCAACCCTTCTCCCCAAAGTATGGCTATTCTATGCTTACACATCTGGCAAGTCTAGAGTAGCAAATCTATGCTTACACATCTGAGAAGCAGTAAAACTTGGTTTGTCCTGTAGAAAGCAGATTGCCAAAATTTGGTACAAGAAACCCCAGTCTTCCATCTTTGGCATTACTGGATGGTTTCATATGTTCCAGGAGACACCCTTACAACCACACCACCTCAAACATGTTAAGAAATCTGAAAAAATCCAGCAGAGACTTCAATGTGCTTTCTTGGCATCCTTGCATGACTCACCTTGCGCAGAGTGAGGACTCTCTTTTTGGTTCCAACAACACAGCCTTTCAACATGATAAAATCGTTGGTCACTTCACCATAATGGACAAACCCACCCTACACAACAAGAATAAAAGATCAACATAGAAGGCAGCATtcagtaaactgctttgtgaacttttgttgaaaaacagcatttaaatactgttattattaataacaataataatgatgACGTCCATACAAAATTCTGCTATTCCTGTAGTCTAGGTTATTCTATACTAGACCCAGGGGGTGGTCAACCCCAAACAGAAAACTGAATTCATGGCAACCACAAGGTAGAGGGAAATGGAAGCCTTAGAGGTAAGGGAACGTGCTTTTATGCTGAAGTAGACTAGAACCAATAGAACTTGCTACAGTTCAATTAAAACCACGTGAATGGAAGACACTGAACCCTGCTTATTTCTCCAATAACTGCAGGAATTCAACATTTAGACCATATGCAAGACAAAGGATACTCACACTGCAAATTTTAACTGAAAAGCTACTCACCAGAGGATTAATGCTCTTGTCAGACAAATCGTAGTCTGTTGAAGCATTGTTCTTGATCAGCTTGCCATCCTTGACTTGGAATCCTTGGCCAATCTTGTAGATCTAAGAGAAAATGGGTACTTGTTAAGAAATAGTGAGAACTGATTAACAAAAAGCCAACATCACCTGCTAGAAATACTTTTACCCACCAGAAACCTGCTTTCAACCACTAACAGCCACTTCTAAATCTGCTGGGCAGTGGCCAGTCACTGGCAGGTACCAGTCAAGTCTTCTAGACATGTTAAGTGTTGGCATTATGAGTATTAGCTTCTAAAAGAAACATGTCATCTCATTCtatagttttaatttttaattgccAGAACTATCTTCAGCATTCAATGAATGACTCACAGTGCCCATTACAAGCACACTAATCTCTCTTAAGGATGAGGAAAAAATCAGTGACTGCCACTAGCCAATGAATATCTCTGATAAACTGTCCTGACTGTAGTCAGAGGGTTCAACTAGGGACTAGCTTTCTTCAACAGCACTGTAGCACAAGTTGCTCTTCAGTGAAGTACTGCATTTCCTTGTACAAAactgcagtgctgcagggcaaaTACTAAGCAAAGCAGAGTTTTGTAAATGAGCCTGACAATGGAACAACCCAGGTTTTGGGCTCaaacccactgaaataaatgaaccTCTGCTACCTACAATCTTAATTTTATTCACCTGCAAATCAGTACAATGATCTTCATGAGAACAGAAAGTGTATTTTTGCACTCCCtcaccaacccccctccccattcaaagTCCACACACACTCACCTTCTTATTGATTTCTGTGCGATGATGGTAGCCCTTCTGACCAGCTCGGGCTACAGAGAAGGCCACACGAGCTGGATGCCATGCACCAATACAGGCCACTTTGCGCAGACCCCTGTGAGTCTTGCGGGGCAGTTTCTTGGTATGCCATCGGCTAGTAACCCCTAAGAACAAGATTAAACACAAAGAATCTGTTAAGAGCTACTTGGCTGCGCTATATCAAGCATTTCCATTTGCTAAACTTCCTGTACCCATATATTTTAGAACCCAACACTGAAATCCCTGCCTCTCTTGCATTTAGTGTTGACAGCTAGCTGACTTTTCTTTAGCATCTGCAACCCAAGAACTTAAGGttcttaagaacttaagaaccaCACCAAATGTTGGGAGCCATTACAAAAATCCCTCAACCTCAACTCCACCCCCACTGTTGTCCCAAAGCTGGTCTCAGAAGGAAGGCAGCATGGAATGACTCCTCATGGGTATCAGGCACTGTGCCCAGTGCATAttccatgacctcatcactgaacAGCTTCTACCTAGCAGGACACACCGCAGCTCCATGTTTATCAACCCAAAAGACTATACTGTACAGATTTGCAAGGCGCTCCCCTTTCACTAATATCTATGGCTTGATGCTACTTGCGGAATAAATTACCTTTGTACCCCTTGCCCTTGGTGACCCCAATGACATCTATCATTTCATCCTGACCAAAGACAGTTGACACAGGCACCTGCTGCTCCAGCTTCTCCCGAGCCCATTTCACCTTCTCAGCCACACTGCCACCATTCACCTGGATCTCCATCAGGTGAGACTTCTTTTGCCGCAGCGGAAGCAGGCGCATCTGGGGAACCAGATCAGAACTGTTATTGTATCACTTATTTAAAACTATCTAAGGAGATCCTGCATGAGATTGGTATTTCCCTCTTAGTCAACCCAAATAAGAGATAGCATTTATCCAGCTATTTTCATTATTAGATGCTGCCATTACTAAGCCTCCTTGAAGGCCCTCTAAAGACAGACATTAagttaactcttttttttttaaattgcatcaATGGTTCATGTCACATTTCCTTCCAAACCTTTCAAGTCCTACCCTAGTTTATTAGAATATCCAGCAAAAGCTACGGGTAAATTAGCAAGTGTTTTAAACAGTCACTCAACTGTGCAAAAAATCCTTCAAAGAAGCCAACTAAATTCTGCAATTAAATATCACCATCAGCTAgttaacatttccagctataaaATTTGAAAACTGTGCTTTGCAAGGACTTGAATACAAACCAAAATGAGGCAGCAACTGATACATATGGCAAAAACCAATACTCTGTCAGATGGTGGCTGCCATACCCTGGTACTCTTGATTGCCACAAGGGCTGATAAAGCTACTTTTAGATAGGGTACAGGTTTGCAGTGCAACAGAATCTAAGCCATACTGCATGAGATGCAAGAGATTCCAAGATAATATAAAAGAAAGCCAGTCAGCTGTTGAAGGGCTTTACACAAACTGGCTGTCTTCACTCAGAAAACAATAGGCCCATACACAGTAGAGCAAATAAATCAGTTTGCAGAAAAATCaacaaaggttttttaaaaagcagatctaTCATATATCAACACTTGGACTCCAGTTTCATACCCTCCTTGTTTGCAAAGTGAAGTTAGAACAAACCCAGATTTGCCAGGTTTAGACAGTACAGCAAACCCCAGCTTGTTCTAAATCCACAAATGGAAGTTGAAAATGTTCTCCTTGTGCACAAAAGGACAGTGTGTGAGCCCAAGGCTTGCAACTTTCCAGCCAAACCATGACTTTGTATGATTTGTGGACTAAGCCACAGACTCAAATACCTATAAAACTGGAGGAAACAGGTGAAGACTCACCAGGGTATGAGCAATGACCCTGATAACTTGGCAGTACTTCTTCATACTGTTGAAGTCCTTCTCCAGCTGCTTTTTGCCTTCTTCATCCTGCCACTTCTTGCAGTACTTAGTAAAGGCcttcttcttggacttatgccttCAAGGAGGAGCAGAGCAGACAGGGAGATTGGCAGAGTCCTTCATCATTCCACCCAGAAAGGTGGTTGAGTGGAAGAAGCTGCCATAACGTTGGTTTTGGCTCATTGCCGGCTTCTAAGCAGCCTTTTCCACCAGCAAGCGGAGCCTGGAGCTCATCAGGCAAAGGCAAGGATGCCAGAGCTGAGCGGAGCTGCCACAGATACACCCAAGAATGTTAATATGGACCAAAACATAACTGTTAAAGAGACAGTACTCATTTTAGAAACTCCCTTTGCATTTCAGGTTTGTTATATTCAACACAATTCTTCCTTCATTAAAACTGACATAATCTTGCCTCATCATTATGGTAATGCCACCTTCTTACCATCACCCAAACCCTCACTCCCATTTACTCCAGGAGATGGGACTTTTACATTTGCCTACACCCAGGTAAGAGATCAAAACTATTAGAAAAACTCTGTGTCCAGTCAGTAGGCATTTGCCACAGAGAACAGCAAATGAAGAAAATCTTTTCTTGGGCCAACTTTTAAAGATGACCCGAAGAAACTCAAGCACAATTTATTCCCACCACTGAACTGGACAAAGCAGCAAACTACACTCAGTACTCGACAATCAGCAAAAAGCGCCAAGGCGATTTCTTTATGTCCGCCCGTCGAGGAGATCATCATGTGTAGTCTTCCTGCGCAGCTACTACTCCCCTTTACTCCCACACCTCAATGAACAAGCAATGCAAGTGCTTTGAATGCTCCAGTTCAAAAAAAGCAAATATTACTACTTAGAAGATAAACACTTAAGCTgctgcactgcagcccccccTTGTGACTTAAAGACCCAGAATCCTCAAGCTCTCCCAGGCTTGCAATATTGTTAATTCTGACAACTTCCTAAACTCTTAAGAATCCCATGTGTCGTACCAGTTCTTGTAGAAGCGACGCTTGCACTCATCACTGATGTGCTCAGCAAAGATGGTTTTGAAGGTGCGAAGACCACGGGGAGTTTGCACATAACCCACGATACCAACAATCACCATGGGTGGGGTCTCCACCACAGTGACTGCCTCTACAACTTCTTTCTTGTTCACCTCTGTGGAATAAGAAGCGTTTTAGTGCCAGCCCATACTGCATAACAAATCTCTACTTTCCTACTGCTGAGAGTAAGTAATCTTACACATTATATCCAAAGAAATATAGTTCTGAAAGTCAGGTTAAACTGACATGTCACTCAGTTGGCAATAAATGTCTCGGCTCAAAATGGAACCTGAAGGCTGCCCCAGAGGCCAAAGACCCCAGGAAAGCACTGAGTAGCAATAGTGATGACAGCTGTCCATGCCATTAGTCCACCTTATAGAAGCTAGCATGGTttccatttatttaaaagttataCCTTATGCTTGTGTATGTCTATTCCCAAAACAGCTTATAGGTAATACTTAACCATTACAAACACAAAACTTATGAAGTTTGAATAAAAACCATCCAAATGACATTAAAAAAACCTAAGAAAATAATATGCTTCCACCTGGCTCCAAAAGGCAGCAAGATGGGAGCAAAGAAAGCCATGCTGGGGAGAATATGCCTGAGTCAGGATGTCACCATGGTGGCCTCTCCAGGTACTGTAGGACCATGCTGGAAATTATTTCAATGTATGGGGAGGTTCATGTAGGAGAAGGCTGGGTGAGCCAGGCCACTGGTGCAAATTTTACTTCAGCTAGCCTCTGAAGGGCCTAAACTATCTTTCCCTAACCTTAACTATCTTTCAGTCCAGTCCCCCATACAGGAATGCCAAAAAGGCCCATGGATTGTAGCCCATATTACAGGAGAATAGATTAGGAGGACCCCAAGCACTGCTTGTAAGAATTATACACTCTGCAAAAGCCAAATCTCAATCTTGCTTCCCTTCCATCCAATTTAAGACAAAAGTTATACATACTGGATCCAGCCCTGTCAACCTCACGCACAATGTGGGTCATGCCAGCCTTGTACCCAAGGAATGCAGTGAGATGGATTGGCTTGGTAGGGTCATCTTTAGGGAAGCTCTTCACCTTGCCACGATGGCGACGGCTGCGCTTGCGAGGCAAAAAGCCCAGGGAGCCATGCCTAGGCGCCGAAAACTTCCGGTGGGACTAGAAAGAAAGTAATCATACTTATTAGACATCTCAGGTGAGTCACTCTTCCAACCTACCTCAGGGTTCCTACAAGCCCAAGATATGACCTTAAGCAACTTGGAACatgccctgctagatcaggccataggcccatctagtccagcctcctgtatctcacagcaacccaccaaatgccccaggaagcacaccagataacaagagacctgcatcctggtgcccaaggAAGATGATTGGGACACAGCATCTATCGGTTACAGGCATTTACCTTGAAAGGGTTGTTATTTAAGAACACCCTATAGGCCAAGGCTTCACAAAATTTGCCTTACCCCATACCACTTTCCAAAGTGGGATGGATATGAATAGGAACTGTTGCCAATGCACTAACTACCTATAAATTACAGAGattaacagaacaatcctatatGCAAGTCTACTtagcaacataagaagagccccactggatcaggccaaagacccaactagtccagcaacctgtatcccacagtggtccatcagatacttcagggaacacacaagactacaagaaacctgtatcctggtgccctcccctgcaattggtattctgaggtagccttcttctaaaaccaggaggctgcacatacccatgacagcctgtaacctgtaatggacttttcctccagaaattagtccagtccccttttcaaggcgttcaggtcagacaccatcaccacatcctgtggcaagaagttccacagactaattagaagctgggtaaagaaatattttcttatacctgtcctaactctcccaacactccacctgagtggctgtcccctggtttacttggaagtaaatcccattgtattcaatggggcttgcttccaggaaaaacGTGGCCtgggttgcagcctaagaaagCCCCACTGCATGAACAGCAGGCCCATCATGCAGCTCAATCCCTCTCCCACGCTCAGCTGAGATGGGGGCAGAATGGCGGCCTCCCGCCAGAGCCAGCGGGGAGAGGGGCAGGCCCGAGGCTCTGCCCCAACAACTATGCGGCACGGAGAGAAAAACTCGCCCGCAACACAATTAAAGGGGACACTCTGGGGTAGAGAAAAGTGGTTCTGGGGGTAGTAGCAACGACCACCGAAGCGATGTCAACGGATtacacttctctctcccccccccccccggtatcagTGCCACCTACCATCTTGTCTCCGAGCTGGTGCGGAAGAGAAGGGTTAGGCCGCGCATGCGCTATTTATTACCTCCCTGGCGGAATCTGCGTCAGAACGCCCGACCTGTGCGACAGCGCATGCGCTTTTCGAATTAGCAGGACGTACAGGTCCCGCGCAGCGTCTAACCATAGAGATATAACTATCTAGAGGGACTCGTAGTTGCAACTTCCGGTAAAAAATTGAAAGCCGGCACTGGCCATGGTTCTCTATGAGCGTTTTATGAAAGCAAATTTGCACCGGAAGGAAGCTCTCACTTCCGCTACAGGGAAGAAGAAAAATGGCTTCTCACCCAAACCCGGAAGAAAATAGAACGGTCACTCTGGCATGTTCTCATCTCTATCATGACCTATAGCGTCGTGAGCGGGGTGTGTGTGCTATGGGTGTTGGTTGGAGTCGAAAGACTTCTGAAGGCGCAACTGCTAAACAGAAACAGCAGCCTCACACTAATAgggaaata from Tiliqua scincoides isolate rTilSci1 chromosome 7, rTilSci1.hap2, whole genome shotgun sequence carries:
- the RPL3 gene encoding large ribosomal subunit protein uL3 translates to MSHRKFSAPRHGSLGFLPRKRSRRHRGKVKSFPKDDPTKPIHLTAFLGYKAGMTHIVREVDRAGSKVNKKEVVEAVTVVETPPMVIVGIVGYVQTPRGLRTFKTIFAEHISDECKRRFYKNWHKSKKKAFTKYCKKWQDEEGKKQLEKDFNSMKKYCQVIRVIAHTLMRLLPLRQKKSHLMEIQVNGGSVAEKVKWAREKLEQQVPVSTVFGQDEMIDVIGVTKGKGYKGVTSRWHTKKLPRKTHRGLRKVACIGAWHPARVAFSVARAGQKGYHHRTEINKKIYKIGQGFQVKDGKLIKNNASTDYDLSDKSINPLGGFVHYGEVTNDFIMLKGCVVGTKKRVLTLRKSLLVQTKRRALEKIDLKFIDTTSKFGHGRFQTAEEKKAFMGPLKKDRIAKEETA